The following coding sequences are from one Perognathus longimembris pacificus isolate PPM17 chromosome 13, ASM2315922v1, whole genome shotgun sequence window:
- the Pcnx3 gene encoding pecanex-like protein 3 isoform X7 codes for MGSQVLQILRQGVWASLTGGWFFDPHQSTFSNCFHLYVWIFLLIFPFLLYMVLPPSLVVAGVYCLVVAAIFTTIKTVNYRLHAMFDQGEIVEKRNSTMGEQEEEPAQGDSSLPRDPGVEMTVFRKVSSTPPVRCSSQHSVFGFNQVSELLPQMEDSGPLRDIKELVREQGSNNVIVTSADREMLKLSSQEKLIGDLPQTPPGALPDPSFPSTDSSERSPLAGGGAPWGGSSVVDTPMSPLLKGSLSQELSKSFLTLTRPDRALVRTSSRREHRRGAGGYQPLDRRGSSEPMPQKAGSSDSCFSGTDRETLSSFKSEKTNSTHLDSPSGGQAPEGSDTDPPSEAELPASPDAGVPSDDTLRSFDTVIGAGTPPGPTEPLMVVRPKDLALLRPSKRRPPVRRHSPPSRAPRRPLLEGAGFFEDEDTSEGSELSPASSLRSQRRYSTDSSSSTSCYSPESSRGAAGGPRKRRAPHGAEEGTAVPPKRPYGTQRTPSTASAKTHARVLSMDAAAGGDVLRAPLAGSKAELEAQAGGELATSEPAEVPAEPRRGPAANQPGWRGELQEEGAVGGAAEETGKRDHSSNVRRTQAIRRRHNAGSNPTPPASVMGSPPSSLQEAQRGRAASHSRALTLPSALHFASSLLLTRAGTNVHEACTFDDTSEGAVHYFYDESGRAVALLSLTRLLVSHASVPGVRRSYTFGLAGGGYENPVGQQGEQAANGAWDRHSHSSSFHSADVPEATGGLNLLQPRPVVLQGMQDSLHESQEQTLMEEAPPRAQHSYKYWLFPGRWTSVRYERLALLALLDRTRGVMENIFGIGLSSLVAFLGYLLLLKGFFTDIWVFQFCLVIASCQYSLLKSVQPDAASPMHGHNWVIAYSRPVYFCICCLLIWLLDALGSAQPFPPVSLYGLTLFSASFFFCARDVATVFTLCFPFVFLLGLLPQVNTCLMYLLEQIDMHGFGGTAATSPLTAVFSLARSLLAAALLYGFCLGAIKTPWPEQHVPVLFSVFCGLLVALSYHLSRQSSDPTVLWSLVRSKIFPELEERSLETARAEPPDPLPEKMRQSVREVLHSDLVMCVVIAVLTFAVSASTVFIALKSVLGFVLYALAGAVGFFTHYLLPQLRKQLPWFCLSQPVLKPLEYSQYEVRGAAQVMWFEKLYAILQCVEKYLLYPAVVLNALTVDAHTVVSHPDKFCLYCRALLMTVAGLKLLRSAFCCPPQQYLTLAFTVLLFHFDYPRLSQGFLLDYFLMSLLCSKLWDLLYKLRFVLTYIAPWQITWGSAFHAFAQPFAVPHSAMLFVQALLSGLFSTPLNPLLGSAVFIMSYARPLKFWERDYNTKRVDHSNTRLVTQLDRNPGADDNNLNSIFYEHLTRSLQHTLCGDLVLGRWGNYGPGDCFVLASDYLNALVHLIEVGNGLVTFQLRGLEFRGTYCQQREVEAITEGVEEDEGCCCCEPGHLPRVLSFNAAFGQRWLAWEVTASKYVLEGYSISDNNAASMLQVFDLRKILITYYVKSIIYYVNRSPKLEAWLSHEGIAAALRPVRAPGYADSDPTFSLSVDEDYDLRLSGLSLPSFCAVHLEWIQYCASRRGQPVDQDWNSPLVTLCFGLCVLGRRALGTASHSMSASLEPFLYGLHALFKGDFRITSPRDEWVFADMDLLHRVVAPGVRMALKLHQDHFTSPDEYEEPAALYDAIAANEERLVISHEGDPAWRSAILSNTPSLLALRHVMDDASDEYKIIMLNRRHLSFRVIKVNRECVRGLWAGQQQELVFLRNRNPERGSIQNAKQALRNMINSSCDQPLGYPIYVSPLTTSLAGSHPQLRALWGGPVSLGAIARWLLRSWERLHKGCGAGCNSGGNVDDSDCGGGSGLASLSNNPPAAHPTPENAAGSGEQPLPSGPGWGPRPSISSSGDGRPPPLLQWPPPRLSGPPPASPALAEVPRPSRPPGPGLLSAEGPNGKWSLGGRKGLGGSDGEPASGSPKGGTPKSQVPLDLSLSPDVSSEASPPRAAQDIPCLDSSDAKSGTPSGPPGDWPAPAEERESPAAQPLLEHQY; via the exons ATGGGGTCTCAGGTGTTGCAGATCCTGCGCCAGGGGGTGTGGGCCTCGCTCACCGGCGGTTGGTTCTTCGACCCGCATCAAAGTACCTTCTCCAACTGCTTCCACCTTTATGTCTGGATCTTCCTGCTCATCTTTCCCTTCTTGCTGTACATG GTCTTACCCCCCAGCTTGGTGGTGGCTGGTGTGTACTGCCTGGTGGTGGCAGCCATCTTCACTACCATCAAGACTGTGAACTATCGGCTGCATGCCATGTTCGACCAGGGCGAAATTGTGGAGAAGCGCAACTCTACCATgggagaacaggaggaggagccTGCCCAGGGGGACAGCAGTCTGCCCAG GGACCCTGGTGTAGAGATGACAGTGTTCCGGAAAGTGAGTTCCACACCCCCAGTTCGCTGCAGTTCCCAGCATTCTGTGTTTGGCTTCAACCAGGTCTCG GAACTGCTGCCTCAGATGGAAGACTCTGGGCCCCTCAGAG ACATCAAGGAGCTGGTGCGAGAGCAGGGCAGCAACAACGTGATCGTGACCTCTGCCGATCGAGAGATGTTGAAGCTCAGTTCACAAGAGAAACTGA TTGGCGATCTTCCCCAGACACCCCCAGGGGCTCTCCCAGACCCCTCTTTCCCCAGCACGGACTCGTCAGAGCGCTCTCCCCTGGCTGGAGGTGGAGCTCCCTGGGGTGGGAGCAGCGTGGTGGACACTCCCATGAGCCCCTTGCTGAAGGGGAGCCTCAGCCAGGAGCTGAGCAAGAGCTTCCTGACTCTGACCCGGCCTGACCGGGCCCTCGTAAGGACCAGCAGCCGAAGGGAACACCGCCGGGGAGCTGGAGGTTACCAGCCCCTGGACCGGCGGGGCTCGAGTGAGCCCATGCCCCAGAAAGCGGGCTCCTCGGACTCATGCTTCAGTGGCACAGACAGGGAGACGCTGAGCAGCTTCAAGAGTGAAAAGACCAACTCGACACACCTGGATAGCCCCTCTGGTGGACAGGCTCCTGAGGGCAGTGACACAGACCCCCCCTCTGAGGCTGAGCTGCCTGCTTCACCAGATGCTGGGGTACCCTCTGACGACACCCTGCGTTCCTTTGACACAGTCATTGGAGCAGGAACGCCACCAGGTCCAACTGAGCCACTCATGGTTGTGCGACCCAAGGACTTGGCCCTGCTTCGGCCTAGCAAACGGCGGCCACCTGTACGAAGACATTCCCCCCCCAGCCGTGCCCCTCGACGCCCCCTGCTTGAGGGCGCAGGCTTCTTTGAGGACGAAGACACCAGCgagggcagcgagctgagcccagccTCGAGTCTGCGATCACAGCGCCGCTACAGCACCGACAGCTCTTCTTCCACTTCCTGCTACTCCCCTGAGAGCTCCCGGGGTGCAGCAGGGGGGCCTCGGAAGCGCCGAGCTCCCCATGGGGCTGAGGAAGGCACCGCCGTACCCCCTAAGCGGCCCTATGGGACCCAGCGGACGCCCAGTACTGCCAGTGCCAAGACGCATGCGCGCGTGCTGAGCATGGACGCCGCGGCCGGGGGGGATGTCCTGAGGGCCCCCCTGGCGGGCTCCAAGGCCGAGCtggaggcccaggcaggagggGAACTGGCGACCAGTGAGCCTGCTGAGGTGCCTGCTGAGCCCCGCAGGGGCCCTGCTGCCAACCAGCCCGGCTGGCGAGGGGAGCTGCAGGAGGAAGGTGCGGTGGGGGGAG CAGCCGAGGAGACAGGCAAGCGGGACCACTCGAGCAACGTGCGGCGGACGCAGGCCATCCGGAGGCGCCACAACGCCGGCAGCaaccccaccccgcccgcctctGTCATGGGCTCGCCGCCCAG CAGCCTGCAGGAGGCCCAGCGGGGCCGCGCCGCCTCCCACTCACGGGCCCTCACCCTGCCATCCGCCCTGCACTTCGCCTCCTCGCTGCTGCTTACCCGGGCCGGCACCAATGTGCACGAGGCCTGCACCTTCGACGACACCTCGGAGGGGGCCGTGCACTATTTCTACGACGAGAGCG GTCGGGCTGTGGCGCTCCTGTCCCTGACACGCCTCCTCGTCTCCCATGCCTCTGTCCCAGGTGTGCGGCGGTCCTACACCTTTGGCCTGGCTGGGGGTGGCTACGAGAACCCCGTGGGGCAGCAGGGAGAGCAGGCAGCCAACGGAGCGTG GGACCGCCACTCCCACTCCTCTAGTTTCCACTCGGCCGACGTCCCCGAGGCGACAGGAGGTCTGAACCTGCTGCAGCCCCGGCCGGTGGTTCTGCAGGGCATGCAG GACTCCCTGCACGAATCCCAGGAGCAGACCCTGATGGAGGAGGCACCGCCCCGCGCCCAGCACAGCTACAAGTACTGGCTCTTTCCTGGCCGCTGGACCTCGGTGCGCTATGAGCGGCTCGCCCTGCTGGCCCTGCTGGACCG GACACGGGGGGTGATGGAGAACATCTTTGGCATCGGGCTAAGCAGCCTGGTTGCCTTCCTGGGCTACCTGCTGCTGCTCAAGGGCTTCTTCACGGACATCTGGGTCTTCCAGTTCTGCCTGGTCATCGCCTCCTGCCAGTACTCCCTGCTTAAG AGCGTGCAGCCTGACGCGGCCTCTCCCATGCAT GGCCACAACTGGGTGATTGCCTACAGCCGGCCCGTCTACTTCTGCATCTGCTGCCTGCTCATCTGGCTGCTGGACGCCCTGGGCTCGGCTCAGCCCTTCCCACCCGTCTCCCTCTACGGCCTCACACTCTTCTCCGCCTCTTTCTTCTTCTGCGCCCGGGATGTGGCCACCG TGTTCACCTTGTGCTTCCCGTTCGTCTTCCTTCTGGGCCTCCTGCCCCAGGTCAACACCTGCCTCATGTACCTGCTGGAGCAGATAGACATGCACGGCTTTGGGGGCACAG CCGCCACCAGCCCGCTCACGGCCGTCTTCAGCCTGGCCCGCAGCCTGCTGGCCGCCGCTCTGCTCTATGGCTTCTGCCTCGGAGCCATCAAG ACTCCTTGGCCAGAGCAGCACGTCCCCGTCCTCTTCTCCGTCTTCTGTGGCCTCCTGGTGGCGCTGTCCTACCACCTGAGCCGGCAGAGCAGTGACCCCACCGTGCTCTG GTCTCTGGTTCGGAGCAAGATCTTCCCTGAACTAGAGGAGCGGAGCCTGGAGACAGCCCGCGCCGAGCCCCCGGACCCCCTGCCAGAGAAGATGCGCCAGTCGGTG CGAGAGGTCCTGCACTCCGACCTGGTGATGTGCGTGGTGATCGCCGTCCTCACGTTTGCCGTCAGCGCCAGCACCGTCTTCATCGCCCTGAAG TCGGTGCTGGGTTTCGTGTTGTACGCCCTGGCTGGAGCTGTGGGCTTCTTCACGCATTACCTGCTGCCGCAGCTCCGCAAGCAGCTGCCCTGGTTCTGCCTCTCGCAGCCCGTGCTGAAGCCGCTGGAGTACAGCCAGTATGAAGTGCGCG GTGCTGCCCAGGTGATGTGGTTTGAGAAGCTGTACGCCATCCTTCAGTGTGTGGAGAAGTACCTCCTCTACCCTGCGGTGGTGCTCAACGCCCTCACAGTGGACGCCCACACCGTCGTCAGCCACCCGGACAAGTTCTGCCTCTA CTGCCGGGCACTGCTGATGACCGTGGCAGGGCTGAAGCTGCTGCGCTCGGCCTTCTGTTGCCCACCCCAGCAGTACCTGACCTTGGCTTTCACCGTCCTGCTCTTCCACTTCGACTACCCGCGCCTCTCCCAGGGCTTTCTGCTCGACTACTTCCTCATGTCCCTGCTTTGCAGCAAG CTGTGGGACCTGCTGTACAAGCTGCGTTTCGTGCTGACCTACATCGCGCCCTGGCAGATCACCTGGGGCTCGGCCTTCCATGCCTTTGCCCAGCCCTTCGCCGTGCCAC ATTCGGCCATGCTGTTCGTGCAGGCCCTGCTGTCAGGGCTGTTCTCCACGCCGCTCAACCCCCTCCTGGGCAGCGCTGTCTTCATCATGTCCTACGCGAGGCCTCTCAAGTTCTGGGAGCGCGACTACAA CACTAAACGTGTGGATCATTCCAACACCCGCCTGGTGACTCAGCTGGACAGGAACCCCG GCGCTGATGACAACAACCTCAACTCCATCTTCTACGAGCACTTGACGCGCTCGCTGCAGCACACGCTGTGTGGGGACCTGGTGCTGGGCCGCTGGGGCAACTACGGCCCCGGCGACTGCTTCGTCCTGGCCTCCGACTACCTCAACGCGCTGGTGCACCTCATCGAGGTCGGCAACGGCCTCGTCACCTTCCAGCTGCGCGGCCTTGAGTTCCGGG GCACATACTGCCAGCAGCGCGAGGTGGAGGCCATCACCGAGGGCGTGGAGGAGGAcgagggctgctgctgctgcgagCCCGGCCACCTGCCCCGCGTGCTGTCTTTCAACGCCGCCTTCGGGCAGCGCTGGCTGGCCTGGGAGGTGACAGCCAGCAAGTACGTGCTGGAGGGGTACAGCATCAGCGACAACAACGCCGCCTCCATGCTGCAGGTCTTCGACCTCCGCAAGATCCTCATCACCTACTATGTCAAG AGCATCATCTACTACGTCAACCGCTCCCCCAAGCTGGAGGCCTGGCTGAGCCACGAGGGCATCGCGGCTGCCCTGAGGCCCGTGCGGGCCCCCGGCTACGCTGACTCAGACCCCACCTTCTCCCTGAGCGTGGACGAGGACTACGACCtgcgcctctccggcctctccctgccctccttcTGCGCCGTGCACCTGGAGTGGATCCAGTACTGCGCGTCCCGGCGAGGCCAG CCGGTGGACCAGGACTGGAACTCGCCCCTCGTCACCTTGTGTTTTGGCCTGTGTGTGCTGGGCCGCCGGGCCCTGGGGACGGCCTCGCACAGCATGTCTGCCAG CTTGGAGCCCTTCCTGTACGGCCTGCACGCCCTGTTCAAGGGCGACTTCCGCATCACCTCCCCCCGCGACGAGTGGGTCTTTGCCGACATGGACCTGCTCCACCGGGTAGTGGCACCTGGGGTCCGCATGGCCCTCAAGCTTCACcag gaccACTTCACATCCCCAGATGAGTACGAGGAGCCGGCAGCCCTGTACGACGCCATCGCAGCCAACGAGGAGCGGCTGGTCATCTCCCACGAGGGGGACCCGGCGTGGCGCAGCGCCATCCTGAGCAACACGCCCTCCCTGCTGGCGCTGCGCCACGTCATGGACGACGCGTCCGACGAGTACAAGATCATCATGCTCAACCGCCGCCACCTCAGCTTCAGGGTCATCAAG gtgaACCGGGAATGCGTGCGCGGCCTGTGGGCCGGGCAGCAGCAGGAGCTGGTGTTCCTGCGCAACCGCAACCCCGAGCGGGGCAGCATCCAGAACGCCAAGCAGGCGCTCCGCAACATGATCAACTCCTCCTGCGACCAGCCCCTCGGCTACCCCATCTACGTGTCGCCCCTCACCACCTCGCTGGCCGGCAGCCACCCCCAGCTGCGGGCGCTGTGGGGCGGGCCCGTCAGCCTGGGTGCCATCGCCCGCTGGCTCCTGCGCAGCTGGGAGAG GCTGCATAAGGGCTGCGGCGCTGGTTGCAATAGTGGCGGCAACGTGGACGACTCTGACTGCGGTGGGGGCAGTGGCCTGGCCTCCCTCAGCAATAATCCCCCTGCGGCACACCCCACGCCCGAGAACGCGGCAG GCAGCGGGGAGCAGCCCCTCCCCTCGGGCCCTGGCTGGGGGCCCAGGCCCTCCATCAGCAGCTCCGGAGATGGGCGGCCCCCCCCTCTGCTGCAGTGGCCGCCCCCTCGGCTCTCCGGACCGCCGCCCGCCTCCCCCGCTCTCGCCGAGGTTCCCCGCCCCTCacggccccccggccccgggcTCCTCAGTGCCGAGGGGCCCAATGGGAAGTGGAGCCTGGGGGGCCGGAAGGGACTGGGAGGATCCGATGGGGAGCCAGCCTCAGGGAGCCCCAAAGGAGGCACCCCCAAGTCTCAG GTGCCTCTGGACCTCAGCCTCAGCCCCGACGTGAGCTCCGAGGCCTCGCCTCCTCGAGCAGCCCAGGACATTCCTTGTTTGGACAGCAGTGATGCCAAGAGCGGGACGCCCAGCGGGCCCCCGGGCGACTGGCCGGCCCCCGCCGAGGAGCGCGAGAGCCCCGCCGCGCAGCCCTTGCTGGAGCACCAGTACTGA